Genomic DNA from Spartinivicinus poritis:
TAGATAACTGCTTACTAAGCGACGATGAATTACTGCTAGGAAAAAACTACTGGGCCACGTTGAACGACCCTTTCCCATCATGGAGAGAAAGCGCATGATCTCTATTAATCAACTTGACGATCTTAGCTCTGCCATATCAGAAAAAATGCGACGCATAGCCACCAGCAAAGCGCCAGCAGGTTTGACTGAGATTTATCAAGAAGAAATCAATCTGGTCATTTGGCAGCGAGAACTAAATGTAACTGTTAAAAAAGCTGTTAGCGACTTTTTGGCATCCAATCGTACTTTTCAAATTGCCCAGAGCATAACACCACAATCTGCACTTTCAGTTGTTCGTCAATCTTTAGGTAATGAGAGTCAACCAGCTTTGGGTGAAAATATTGCTGAGCTCGTGGATATGTTTTGCTGTTTGTTTGACCTCAAACGAGCAGGATTACGATTAACTGTACTTGATCGCGCAATGTGTCCTAAATTCCATGTTGATAAAGTACCATGCCGACTCGTCAGTACTTATCAAGGTATGTCTACAGAGTGGTTGCCGCATCATGCTGTTGATCGTACAAAACTAGGGATAGGCAGTAACGGATATTCAGATGAGCAATCTGGCCTCTTCCAAAGTAAAGATGATATTCACCAACTAAACACTGGAGATGTAGCCTTACTAAAAGGTGAGCTTTGGGAAGGGAATGAAAATGCAGGCTTAGTTCATCGATCACCTGCGTTAAAAAAAGGTGAAAGCCGTTTGCTATTAACATTGGATTTCAGTGACTGATTATTGACATTCTGTGAGAGGAGATAATTTTAATGAGAAATACATTGGCTGGCATGTCGCTCGGTGCTCCATTCTCAACCCACCCCACCTGTAGCCTTTACAAAACCAGCCAATAATCACAAGAACCGGCTAGTTTTACCTTGCTGGCGTAGTATGCTACCCAAAACGGTAATACGTATTCCTTTTATTTGAAATAACTAAGCCCTACTTACACCACCCCTGACGCTTACCGTCATCATAGGGTCTGGCAAATTTGGCGGGGTCGCAGTATTGGCAAGTGTATGAAGAAACAAAGCCAGCGCGGGGCTGGCATAGGACAGCTATGGATGCTGAAATTGTTTACTCATGATCAGGGAGTCTATTATAGTACTCAGCATGGCTAAGTAGCTCAAAGCCCTTCTTCCTTACATGAAGGTAATAGTAACCTGAAATTGTATACCACTTATTCAGTTGTAGAGGCTTAGCTGGTGCTTCTTCTTTCCATCCACTAGGCACTACACCATAAGTAACTTCTTTTAAGGATGGGTAGCTTTCAGCTGGTTCTAGCCACCAAAGTAGATTAGTTATTCCGTCTTTTGTAGACCATTTCCCTTTATCATCCAACTCAGCAATAAAGAAATCACTAAGTGATACTCCAGCACCTACGCAATTTGGCCAAGTTGATACGCAAAATGTAGGGTTGTTATTTTTATCAATCTTCACGATGCTTACGTACACTTTTTGCTGGCATCCAGCAAGCAGGGTCATTGCAACCAATAATGCATATATCTTGTGTTTAAGGAGTTTTAACATGATTAGCTACACCTGAAAATTTAGTGACAGGCTTGTTTGATTCATTTCTTCTAACATAGTCTTCAAAAATTTGCCCTCTCTTTTCTACACTTCCATCTTTATATATAACGCCCAAGTCTTGGGTCATAATCCCGGTTTACGTTGTAATAAGTACCTGTTTCCTTGTCGTATACCTGACCAGGGAGCGCAGCGAAATAACAACGTTTTTTCCGTCGCCATCGACATCTTCGTTAGCACTACCTAAGCCAAAGGCGTCAGACTCCCATTGCCAGGTGATTTTTCGTTGGGCATTGGTGGCATAACGTGGTGTATTGAGGTGGTCGGTATGTAATTAAAAAGCCAGCTTAATGCTGACTTCTTTGGCTTTTATTTTTGGGTTTTCTCTACCCAGTACATTTGTTTATGTCCTTTTTTCTCAAAGCTATCAGCTAGCTGTAAGGCAGCTTTTTTGCTGAGTTTTGTTGTTATGGTATTTTTTGCTCCATTGTCATCCTGGCGGTTAACATTCCAGTGATCAAGTTTGTCTAAAGAAACCTCTTCATTAAACTCTAAGGACTCTTCATCTGATATGTAAATATACTCCAGTAAATCGTTTGCTAGTTTTGTTAGTTCACCAACTGGTGTATCTATATCTAAAAACACGTCTATATTGTTATCTGGAGCTTCAGAGTGAGATATCAGCATATATTTGCTGGTATGCACTTCTATAATGGCAGCAGAAACCTTTCCTAAGTCATCATTACTAATCTCATACTCAAGGTTATTTGATGAAAATAAGTCTTTTTGTTTTAAGCTCAGTAGCCATTTATCAAAATTGCATGTGCTTAAATCAGATCGCTTGATTTGCTTAATCATATTTGTTGCTTGCACTTATAGCCTTTCCTAGTATGCTTAAAAAATATCTGCATTTTTCCATAAAAACAAAGTAATCAATGATAGCTAAAACAACAACCATTACCAGTGTATAAATAGAAATAAAAACAGTATTTTTTGTCACCTAAAAACTCTCACTCTCATTAGCTTTAATAATTATTAAATATACACTAAACCTGCCACTAGAGTTCATATAGCTATGCAAATATCATATCCATCCACTTTAAAAACCCTCCTTTTTTTTATAAATAAATATTTTTCTTTTACTGGTTTTAGGCTTTTCAGCGGGATAAACACAGGTTTTAAAAAGTAATGATT
This window encodes:
- a CDS encoding DUF1826 domain-containing protein, with protein sequence MISINQLDDLSSAISEKMRRIATSKAPAGLTEIYQEEINLVIWQRELNVTVKKAVSDFLASNRTFQIAQSITPQSALSVVRQSLGNESQPALGENIAELVDMFCCLFDLKRAGLRLTVLDRAMCPKFHVDKVPCRLVSTYQGMSTEWLPHHAVDRTKLGIGSNGYSDEQSGLFQSKDDIHQLNTGDVALLKGELWEGNENAGLVHRSPALKKGESRLLLTLDFSD